The genomic DNA AAGCAAGCTTAGCTGCATGGAAGTAAAGCTCGGGATTGAATTCATCCAGCCTGATCCCTTCGAGGTATACATCCATCGCTTCTTTAATGGCACCTTCCTCTTCATAAGCCTTAGCCAATGTTGGATACAATGTCGTGTATTGTGGATCAAGGTCCTTTAAATGATTCAATGCTTTTATCGTTTTCTGATGGTCTCCGACTCGCTCAGTCGTCAGCGCATATCCGAACCAATCGTCTGGGTTCGATTCATCATTCAGACCTTTTTCGTAATATGCCACAGCTTCTTCAAACTTTCCTGAACCGGTTAGAGCCTCAGCTAAGCGTAATGCGACGGAAGTATGGTTGAAGGTTTCATGCCCTTCATTCAACAATGCTTCAAAATAGATGGCACTTCGATTGAAGTTCCCGTGATGCAGATAAAATTCACCTAATCCGAAGGTGATGACAGGCTCGTTCGGGGCAATCCTCTTTGCTGTCAACAGCTTCTGTTCTGCAACCTCTGAGAGACCTTGCCTTTCATATAGATCTGCTGCTAACAGCAGGGACTCTAAATATTCGTCGGAATCTTGATCGACAGAGGATAGGAGATCAATCGCTTCCTCTTCCCTTTCCATTTCCATATATAATTCCGCAGCAAACATCTTCAATTCATCAACATCCGGGTGGAAGGCGATGAGCTCTTCAGTGACATCGATCGCATCCTCGATCAGCCCTAGTTCATAATAAATTTGAGCAATTTGGAGGAGCGTTTCATGATCACTCTTTTCTCTAAGGTCCTTCAACAATGAAAGGCCTTCTTCGTGCTCTCCCTTTTCGATCTTTTCTATGGCTTTTTCTACACTCGGCATGATGAACATCCTTTCTTCCTTAAAACAACCTATAACAAATCATTGGACATGACACGAAAGATACCTGGGCGTATGATTTTCATCTCTTTACCTGCCCCTGGTGTCAATCGAATTTCATCGTTCACTTTTATGACTGTACCGTTTTGGACGACAATTACAGGATTTTTATTTCTATCATACTTGACTCTTTCCTCACCATCAACCGATATGTCTCCTTCGTAAATCAAATAATCCACATCACTACCGGTTACCCACGATCCTTTTTTCGGGTAAATGCCAAGACATTGGAGGTGGTGCTTGTTCATACGCTGACCTTCATTCGGAAAATCATCGATTGTACAGATTGACTTCTCCTTACAGATCCTCCTCCATTTATCTTGAAGCTGTGCTAAACGTTTCTCATGCAAGGGAAGGTGGGACCAATCTGCGAGAATCGGGACGGTATAAGGGAAGTTCACATTACGGATCCACTCCCAGACCACCGTGTCTAAATCTTCCTCTTGCTCCACGACTGCATTCACGAAAGGGATCTTTGCTTTCTGACACATACGGATGAGAGCAGGGGACACTCTGTTCATCGGCATTTGGACCCCGATGATGTAATCGATCGGTAGAGCCGAAAACTTTTGCCGTATTGCATTGAGACGTAAAGGGAATTCCTTTGTGAACGTCAGTGATAAAGCCGATACGATCGAGGTGCAACCTTGGTTCACCAACTCTTTACACTGATCAAGCAGGGACGTTTCATCCATTTCACATAGTGAAAAATCCCTGAAGACGTAACCGGGAACGATATCAAATCCGGTTGAGCTGACCGTAAAACACTTCATTTTCAACGGTCTCTCAGAAACATACCGCACAGTATTGTCTTTCACGTAGACATGTTTTTGCCTCGGATGTTGATCCGTGGTCCATACATTTTCCAATATATATTCCATTGACCTGTCCCCCTCCAAAAAAACACTGGTGTTATAGACAGGCTATGAATGGATAACGAAATTAAGAACTATCCGATTCTGTACATGCAAACAGAAAAAGACCCGGTAAACGTGTATTGTCTACATGTCTACCGGGACAAATGTCCATAATTATTATGGATAGGAGTGGAGAGAAACCATACTAACCTCATTATAACAAGCCTTATTGAAAAATCAATATATTTTTAGAAAATTTATATAATTTTGGTTATTCTGATAAAGAGTCGAGATCAGCTAAAAAGGATGGGTATGAAATCCCTACTGCTGAAAGGTTGTTAATCTTTATAGGGGCATCTGAAATGCACGAAGCGACTGCCAGCATCATGCCTATTCTATGGTCCCCCATGCTGTCCGCGTCCCCACCTGCGATGCTTTGCTTCCCTTCGATGATCATACCGTCCGGAGTCGTTTCGACCCTGATTCCGATGTTGCGTAGCTGCTGAGCGACTGCCTCTATACGGTCCGTTTCCTTATAGCGTAGCTCGGAAGCATCCTTGATGGTCGTTGTCCCCTCCGCTTGGGTTGCCAACAAAGCGATGATCGGCAGTTCGTCTATGAGCCTCGGGATGATATCACCTTCTATATCAACTGCTTTCAGGTTGGAGGTTGAAACGACAAGATCTGCAATTGGTTCTTCAGTGAGTACACGTTCATTTTTTATGGTCACATTGGCTCCCATACGTTCTAGAATATCGAGGATACCTGTCCGAGTGGGGTTTAATCCGACCTCCATCAAGGTGAGGTGACTGTTTGGAGTGATCACAGCAGCCGCAAGCATGAATGCTGCAGATGAAATATCCGCTGGAACATCCACTTTCGTCCCCTTTAATGTCTGCCTCCCCTGAATCTCGACTGTAGAGCCTTCCCTTCTAACCTCCACACCGAATCCTTTCAGCATGCGCTCGGTATGATCTCTTGATAGGTACGGTTCCGTTACTGTTGTCGTACCGGAACTATGCAGACCGCAGAGAAGGATAGCGGATTTCACTTGAGCACTGGCGATCGGACTTTCATAAAGGATCCCTTCCGTTCCACCACCATTAATGGAAAGAGGCGCCAACCTGCCACCATCCCTGCCAATGATCTTCGCTCCCATCCTTCTCAAAGGATCCGATACACGGCTCATTGGACGGCGATGGATAGATGAATCCCCTGAAAGCACCGTATAAATCGGTAATCCTGCCAATAAGCCAGATAATAATCGGATGGTTGTGCCTGAGTTCCCAACATCCAATACCTTATCAGGTTCTTTTAAACCTGAGTAACCTAGCCCTTCAATGTATAACGAATCGTCCCGTTCTTCAATTTGAACGCCAAGATCACGCATACATTGGACAGTACTCATGCAATCTGCACTCTTCAAATAATTCCGTACGATGGTTTGCCCCTCTGCTATTCCTCCTAACATGATCGCTCTGTGGGTGATCGATTTATCACCTGGAACCTTCAACGTCCCCTTTAAACCATTGGTCCTTTTCGATAATCCATGCTGCTCCAGCTGTATTGGATCTTGATTCCTGATGGTCATTCTGAAGCCGCCTCCGTTTTTGGGTGGATTCCTTTACGCTTCAACCAATCTGAAAGGAGATGGATGATTCCTTCATTTTGCTCTTTGCTTCCAACAGTGATCCGTACACAAGTAGGAAAACCTAATGCATTTCCTGACCGAACGATATATCCCTTCGTCAAAAGGTAATGGAACACTTCATCTCCTTGACTCGTTTTAAAATCAATCAAAATGAAATTCCCTTGCGAAGGATAATAGTCAAGTTGATGCTGTTTACAGAAATTCTCATACAACAACATCCCTTCTCTATTCCTTTCGCGACATGTCTCGATGAAATCCAGATGATCCAATGCGGTTATAGCAGCACGTTGAGAGACTCTGGACGTATTGAAAGGTTCCCTGACTGGTTCCACGACTTTCATTAGATCCTCATGAGCGACACCGTAACCGATTCGAAGAGAGGCCAGTCCGAATGCTTTGGAAAAGGTCCTGAAGATCACTAGATTCGGGTA from Pseudalkalibacillus sp. SCS-8 includes the following:
- a CDS encoding tetratricopeptide repeat protein yields the protein MPSVEKAIEKIEKGEHEEGLSLLKDLREKSDHETLLQIAQIYYELGLIEDAIDVTEELIAFHPDVDELKMFAAELYMEMEREEEAIDLLSSVDQDSDEYLESLLLAADLYERQGLSEVAEQKLLTAKRIAPNEPVITFGLGEFYLHHGNFNRSAIYFEALLNEGHETFNHTSVALRLAEALTGSGKFEEAVAYYEKGLNDESNPDDWFGYALTTERVGDHQKTIKALNHLKDLDPQYTTLYPTLAKAYEEEGAIKEAMDVYLEGIRLDEFNPELYFHAAKLALKLDQEEKGHDLLKHALSLDPSNMKATATLMDLYMKEERFEEVTDLAKEVERYGDLSSEAHWKAAMAFRELEDDDNALKHYEFAYTELKEQADFLEDFGWYHLEIGKRETAKDLFKASLQKDPNKIHLEEELLRLEEM
- the aroA gene encoding 3-phosphoshikimate 1-carboxyvinyltransferase, whose product is MTIRNQDPIQLEQHGLSKRTNGLKGTLKVPGDKSITHRAIMLGGIAEGQTIVRNYLKSADCMSTVQCMRDLGVQIEERDDSLYIEGLGYSGLKEPDKVLDVGNSGTTIRLLSGLLAGLPIYTVLSGDSSIHRRPMSRVSDPLRRMGAKIIGRDGGRLAPLSINGGGTEGILYESPIASAQVKSAILLCGLHSSGTTTVTEPYLSRDHTERMLKGFGVEVRREGSTVEIQGRQTLKGTKVDVPADISSAAFMLAAAVITPNSHLTLMEVGLNPTRTGILDILERMGANVTIKNERVLTEEPIADLVVSTSNLKAVDIEGDIIPRLIDELPIIALLATQAEGTTTIKDASELRYKETDRIEAVAQQLRNIGIRVETTPDGMIIEGKQSIAGGDADSMGDHRIGMMLAVASCISDAPIKINNLSAVGISYPSFLADLDSLSE